One window of the Chitinimonas sp. BJYL2 genome contains the following:
- a CDS encoding SPFH domain-containing protein, translating into MKPARLLMAGLSMLSLFPLAGCGRISTDPGTETVLLDKPYFVGHGGVRDESQKPGSGWYWWSTSGITVPVVPIKIDERFDDLITAGDNIPVDFNSYLQLQINDPVAIIKKYGERWYDNNLKEQYRTIVRNAAKQYTLNQLLSDNEALQKLEESILGATRKLVKDYGLPIAVLDVNLGKVLPDGKIIEEINETGRQKQRSKTMEAAREAENQRKEAERARAAADNAYRNEMSLTPEQFIKLEDVKARKMLYEQCNKGCTIIVSDGMTPLVARP; encoded by the coding sequence ATGAAACCTGCACGTCTCCTTATGGCCGGCCTGAGCATGCTCAGCCTGTTCCCTCTCGCCGGCTGCGGCCGGATCAGCACGGATCCGGGTACGGAAACCGTGCTGCTGGACAAACCCTACTTCGTGGGTCACGGCGGCGTCCGTGACGAAAGCCAGAAACCCGGTTCGGGCTGGTACTGGTGGTCCACCAGCGGAATCACTGTGCCGGTGGTGCCGATCAAGATCGACGAGCGCTTTGACGACCTGATCACGGCAGGCGACAACATCCCGGTGGACTTCAATTCCTACCTGCAGCTACAGATCAACGACCCGGTGGCCATCATCAAGAAGTATGGCGAGCGCTGGTACGACAACAACCTCAAGGAGCAGTACCGCACCATCGTGCGTAATGCGGCCAAGCAGTACACCCTGAACCAGTTGTTATCGGACAACGAGGCATTGCAGAAGCTCGAAGAGAGCATCCTTGGCGCCACCCGCAAGCTGGTAAAGGACTACGGCCTGCCGATTGCCGTGCTGGATGTGAATCTGGGCAAGGTGTTGCCGGATGGCAAGATCATCGAGGAAATCAACGAAACCGGCCGCCAGAAACAGCGCAGCAAGACCATGGAAGCGGCCCGCGAGGCCGAGAACCAGCGCAAGGAAGCCGAACGCGCACGCGCCGCTGCGGACAATGCCTACCGCAATGAAATGAGCCTGACGCCGGAACAATTCATCAAGCTTGAGGACGTCAAGGCGCGCAAGATGCTCTATGAACAATGTAACAAGGGCTGCACGATCATCGTCAGTGACGGCATGACACCACTGGTCGCCCGCCCTTGA
- a CDS encoding glycoside hydrolase family 10 protein — protein sequence MSQCIPASAGIGHRCLRYLLTLLIAATTSLWAASVVFVTPSVNNGNYVNGVAFKVSVSTDIDRVSLEADGYPFLTLNAANGWGASYTFTNLGSRNIVAKALNAGGTQLTSTSIRINVVDQLFYAPANGSSYTNGSEVRIAASPRIKEVRLFADIYQIGSSTVRNANNLFAITPPLLNTLGTRNFVSKGYDGNGNLLDTRTITVTVVSPPVTQTEPPLAPREFRAMWVATVSNIDWPSNKNLTVAQQQAELISMLDKAKAANMNAVILQVRPAADAIYPSTLEPWSEYLTGQQGVAPSPSWDPLQMWITEAHKRGIELHAWFNPYRAKAKGAGALAGSHIYYSNPEVVKSYDGMLWMDPAETVAANRTIAVISDVLTRYDIDGVHIDDYFYPYPVYDGSGNKVDFPDSPAWNRYLTAGGSLSKADWRRKSVNDMVYRMYNTVRQYKPLARFGIAPFGIGKPSLRPAGIVGFSQYDEIYADAELWLNNGWLDYFSPQLYWKINQTGQQFDILQTYWRGQNWQNRHIWPGMWTTKIDGTSNSWPVSEIINQINLTRQGTSAAGHVHFSAVGITQNRKAPADTRGLADELKASTYTAPALIPHAGWLDNSPTPDPVASASRNASAKTVTLTLTAGAGKATRQFAVWALFGSSWRFTVVQASSPTLTLADDATLGAASQFYVTAVDRVGKESNRIKVIVP from the coding sequence ATGTCGCAATGCATTCCCGCCAGTGCCGGCATCGGCCACCGGTGCCTGCGTTACTTACTGACGCTGCTCATCGCCGCCACCACGTCACTGTGGGCCGCCAGCGTCGTTTTTGTCACGCCCAGCGTCAACAATGGCAACTATGTGAACGGCGTGGCCTTCAAGGTCAGCGTGAGTACCGATATTGATCGGGTCAGCCTGGAGGCCGATGGCTACCCCTTCCTGACTCTCAATGCTGCCAATGGTTGGGGCGCAAGCTACACCTTCACGAACCTGGGCTCGCGCAATATCGTGGCCAAAGCGCTCAATGCTGGTGGCACACAGCTCACCAGCACCAGCATCCGTATCAATGTGGTGGATCAGCTGTTCTACGCGCCCGCCAACGGCAGCAGCTACACCAATGGCAGCGAGGTACGTATCGCCGCCAGCCCACGGATCAAGGAAGTCCGCCTGTTTGCCGACATCTACCAGATCGGCAGCAGCACGGTACGTAACGCCAACAACCTGTTTGCCATCACGCCGCCTTTGCTCAATACCCTGGGCACCCGCAATTTCGTTTCCAAGGGTTATGACGGCAACGGCAACCTGCTGGATACACGCACCATTACCGTCACCGTGGTCAGCCCCCCTGTGACTCAGACCGAGCCACCGCTGGCCCCGCGTGAATTCCGCGCCATGTGGGTGGCGACGGTGTCCAATATCGACTGGCCCAGCAACAAGAACCTCACGGTGGCGCAGCAGCAAGCCGAGCTGATCAGCATGCTCGACAAGGCCAAGGCCGCCAATATGAACGCGGTGATCCTGCAGGTGCGTCCGGCGGCCGATGCCATCTATCCCTCCACGCTGGAGCCCTGGTCCGAGTACCTGACCGGTCAACAAGGTGTGGCCCCCAGCCCGAGCTGGGACCCCTTGCAAATGTGGATTACCGAGGCGCACAAGCGCGGTATCGAGCTACATGCCTGGTTCAACCCCTACCGTGCGAAGGCCAAGGGGGCGGGCGCGCTGGCTGGAAGCCATATCTATTACAGCAATCCGGAAGTCGTGAAGAGCTATGACGGTATGTTGTGGATGGACCCCGCGGAAACCGTAGCCGCCAACCGGACCATTGCCGTGATCAGCGATGTGCTGACCCGCTACGATATTGATGGCGTCCACATCGACGACTACTTCTATCCCTACCCGGTGTACGACGGCAGCGGCAACAAGGTGGACTTCCCCGATAGCCCGGCCTGGAATCGCTATCTGACGGCGGGCGGCAGCTTGAGCAAGGCAGATTGGCGGCGCAAATCGGTGAATGACATGGTCTACCGCATGTACAACACCGTGCGCCAGTACAAACCACTCGCCCGCTTTGGCATCGCACCGTTCGGCATCGGCAAACCCAGTCTGCGCCCTGCCGGGATTGTCGGTTTCAGCCAGTACGATGAAATCTACGCCGATGCCGAGCTGTGGCTCAACAACGGCTGGCTGGATTACTTTTCGCCGCAGCTTTACTGGAAGATCAACCAGACAGGCCAGCAGTTCGACATCCTGCAAACCTACTGGCGTGGGCAGAACTGGCAAAACCGGCATATCTGGCCAGGGATGTGGACCACCAAGATCGATGGCACGAGCAACTCCTGGCCGGTGAGTGAAATCATCAACCAGATCAACCTGACGCGCCAAGGCACCAGTGCCGCGGGCCATGTCCACTTCAGTGCCGTCGGTATCACGCAGAACCGCAAGGCGCCTGCCGACACCCGTGGCCTGGCCGATGAACTCAAGGCCAGCACTTACACCGCACCGGCACTGATACCGCATGCCGGCTGGCTCGATAACAGCCCGACGCCCGATCCGGTCGCCAGCGCATCCCGCAATGCCAGCGCCAAAACCGTGACGCTGACACTGACGGCCGGCGCCGGCAAGGCCACGCGCCAGTTTGCAGTATGGGCGCTGTTCGGTAGCAGCTGGCGCTTCACGGTGGTCCAGGCCAGCAGCCCCACCCTGACCCTGGCTGACGATGCCACGCTGGGTGCAGCCAGTCAGTTCTATGTCACGGCAGTGGATCGCGTCGGCAAGGAAAGCAACCGGATCAAGGTCATCGTGCCTTAG
- the fliD gene encoding flagellar filament capping protein FliD, whose translation MSIKHSSQIGFDPTQLNALRDNSVPADKHAFAVQLAQFQSETMNTLIRAALSDPREQESGSMVSGSDDASGNPLLGNSMQATHLQGLSASGRNMSLLDPEAGYKMMSLINTREVSHKAEFAALTQMQGEVAGMRAEGAELAELGTASSNAQIRAELQEFVDEYNQWVREFDDEMQAGGALANSNAAKMSRYELGQSIENPFMGAQHGVKGMAALGIRIDPISKQAVFDPAQLDATLASHRTGALQTLDDFSAHFAKSAELLNADNNFIRNRLANLDRVIHYINTNKTSLQAEFGLGDSARPNAGMAQALAAYQAMLKDKKT comes from the coding sequence ATGTCCATCAAGCACAGCTCGCAAATCGGCTTTGACCCAACCCAGCTCAACGCGCTGCGGGACAACTCGGTACCCGCCGACAAGCACGCCTTTGCCGTACAGCTAGCGCAGTTCCAGTCCGAAACCATGAATACGCTGATCCGCGCGGCACTCTCCGACCCACGCGAACAGGAAAGCGGCAGCATGGTCAGCGGTTCAGATGATGCGAGCGGCAATCCCTTGCTCGGCAACAGCATGCAGGCTACCCATCTACAAGGGCTCAGCGCCTCGGGCCGCAATATGTCGCTGCTGGACCCGGAAGCCGGCTACAAGATGATGAGCCTGATCAACACGCGCGAAGTAAGCCATAAGGCAGAATTTGCCGCCCTCACCCAGATGCAGGGCGAAGTCGCCGGGATGCGGGCCGAGGGCGCGGAACTGGCCGAGCTCGGCACCGCCAGCAGCAATGCGCAGATCCGTGCCGAGCTGCAGGAATTTGTCGATGAGTACAACCAGTGGGTGCGGGAATTCGACGACGAGATGCAGGCTGGCGGCGCGCTGGCCAATTCCAATGCGGCAAAAATGTCGCGTTACGAACTGGGCCAGAGCATCGAGAACCCGTTCATGGGGGCGCAGCATGGTGTCAAAGGCATGGCGGCACTCGGGATCAGAATCGACCCGATCAGCAAGCAGGCCGTTTTCGACCCTGCGCAACTCGATGCCACCCTGGCCAGTCATCGCACGGGAGCCTTGCAGACGCTGGATGACTTCAGCGCCCACTTCGCCAAATCGGCCGAGCTGCTGAATGCCGACAACAACTTCATCCGTAACCGGCTGGCAAATCTGGACCGGGTGATCCACTACATCAACACCAACAAGACCAGCCTGCAAGCCGAGTTTGGCTTGGGTGACAGCGCCCGGCCCAATGCCGGCATGGCGCAGGCACTGGCCGCCTACCAAGCCATGCTCAAAGATAAAAAGACCTAA
- a CDS encoding MFS transporter codes for MSLAQPAPTPSRWLRAALPAMFILLGVIYATWASRLPAIRDLRVLDAATLGTILLGGGLGAVLSFPLAAWLLAHYGARRAALYAGLGLLFGLPLLGVLPNWWLLFAGVFVLGAASSCFDVAINAIGAEQEREAGRSIMSMLHAWFCVGTFSGALVGSAAAGLGLSPLWHFLLVAFVLLLMLICAYRILPCDAPDPDAGKKHFALPHGALIWLGLIAFLGAISEGSLTDWISLYLTDHLHASEAGAPLGYAAFAGAMLVARLVGDRLKDRFGARRLVAGSSLLAAVGLGVAIAAPSFGVAVIGFVLTGLGVAAVFPCLFSAAGREGPTALAGVATLGYSGSLMGPPLMGYAIHGYGYVFGMALLAVVSVFVAVAAMRARLLV; via the coding sequence ATGAGCCTGGCTCAGCCTGCACCGACCCCGTCGCGCTGGTTGCGCGCAGCCTTGCCGGCGATGTTCATCCTGCTGGGCGTGATCTACGCGACCTGGGCGTCGCGCCTGCCTGCCATCCGTGACCTGCGCGTGCTCGATGCGGCCACGCTGGGGACCATCCTGCTGGGTGGCGGTCTGGGGGCGGTCTTGTCGTTTCCGCTCGCTGCCTGGCTGCTCGCTCACTATGGTGCCCGACGTGCTGCTTTGTATGCGGGCTTGGGGCTCTTGTTCGGCCTGCCTTTGCTGGGTGTGTTGCCTAACTGGTGGCTGCTGTTCGCGGGCGTCTTTGTGCTGGGGGCGGCCAGCAGCTGCTTTGATGTGGCCATCAATGCCATCGGGGCGGAGCAAGAGCGTGAGGCGGGGCGCTCGATCATGTCCATGCTGCATGCCTGGTTCTGTGTGGGAACCTTCTCGGGTGCCCTGGTGGGCAGTGCAGCGGCTGGATTGGGCTTGTCGCCGCTTTGGCACTTCCTGCTGGTGGCGTTTGTTCTGCTGCTGATGCTGATCTGCGCTTACCGCATTCTGCCTTGCGATGCCCCGGACCCGGATGCCGGCAAGAAGCACTTTGCCCTGCCGCATGGTGCTTTGATCTGGCTGGGCTTGATTGCATTTCTGGGCGCGATTTCCGAAGGCTCGCTCACCGACTGGATTTCGCTCTATCTCACCGATCACCTGCATGCCAGTGAAGCCGGCGCGCCATTGGGCTATGCCGCCTTTGCCGGCGCGATGCTGGTTGCGCGGCTGGTGGGCGATCGTCTCAAAGATCGTTTTGGTGCACGCCGGCTTGTGGCGGGCAGCAGCTTGCTCGCCGCGGTGGGGCTGGGGGTGGCGATTGCAGCACCCAGCTTCGGTGTTGCCGTGATCGGTTTTGTCCTGACCGGCCTGGGCGTGGCGGCGGTGTTTCCTTGTCTTTTCAGCGCCGCTGGCCGCGAGGGCCCCACCGCACTGGCCGGCGTGGCCACTCTGGGTTACAGCGGCTCGCTGATGGGGCCGCCGCTTATGGGCTACGCGATCCACGGCTATGGCTATGTGTTCGGCATGGCGCTGCTGGCGGTGGTCAGCGTGTTTGTTGCCGTCGCGGCGATGCGGGCGAGGCTGCTGGTTTAG
- a CDS encoding ATP-binding cassette domain-containing protein: MIRLSSLTLRRGTKVLLDRVDLILNRGQRIGVVGPNGAGKSSFFGLLRGELHPDAGDIDLPPTLVVASVRQETPALPRSALDYVLDGDAELRAIQQQLQNTEHDGVAHAEWLSRFEAVDGYSAEARGGKLLYGLGFRADDLNRPVASFSGGWRMRLNLAQALMCRSDLLLLDEPTNHLDLDAVLWLENWLASYPGTLLLISHDRDFLDATVNVIAHLASGAITLYTGNYADFERQKAERLAQQQQAFDKQQRERAHLQKYIDRFRAQATKARQAQSRIKALERMEDIAAAHIDSPFDFSFRDPVSSPSQLLFIEHGAVGYGGNHLLEEVELSIESGARIGLLGRNGAGKSTLIKLLAGELTLAAGQRVDGKGLAIGYFAQHQLEHLRLDESPLWHMQQLDPKTREQELLDFLGGFDFRGEMARSAIAPFSGGEKARLALALIVWQRPNLLLLDEPTNHLDLEMRHALTLALQNYSGAMVVVSHDRHLLRATTDRFLLVENGRVVLFDGDLDDYKRYRDQQPAQDGGVAVPRDGGGDRKAQKRQEAEERQRLSVLRKPLEKELAKVETQMARLTERLSQLQDQLADEAIYLDAAKEQLKQALREQGDVQASLQDVEARWLALHDEIEALALPAA; encoded by the coding sequence ATGATCAGACTTTCTTCCCTCACTCTGCGCCGCGGCACCAAGGTTTTGCTCGACCGCGTCGACCTCATCCTCAATCGTGGCCAGCGTATTGGCGTGGTTGGCCCCAATGGCGCGGGCAAATCCAGCTTTTTCGGCCTGTTGCGTGGCGAGCTGCATCCGGATGCAGGCGATATTGATCTGCCCCCCACCTTGGTCGTGGCTTCGGTGCGCCAAGAGACGCCGGCACTGCCCCGTAGTGCGCTGGATTATGTGCTGGATGGCGATGCGGAGTTGCGGGCTATCCAGCAGCAATTGCAGAACACTGAGCACGATGGTGTTGCCCATGCGGAATGGCTGAGCCGTTTTGAAGCGGTGGACGGCTACAGTGCCGAGGCACGGGGTGGCAAGTTGCTGTACGGCTTGGGTTTCAGGGCGGACGACCTGAACCGGCCAGTGGCCAGCTTCTCGGGCGGTTGGCGCATGCGCCTGAATCTCGCGCAGGCGCTGATGTGCCGGTCTGACCTGTTGCTGCTGGACGAGCCCACCAACCACCTGGATCTGGATGCCGTGCTGTGGCTGGAAAACTGGTTGGCGAGCTATCCGGGTACCTTGTTGCTGATTTCGCATGACCGGGATTTTCTTGATGCCACAGTGAATGTGATCGCCCATCTGGCTAGCGGCGCCATCACCCTCTACACAGGTAACTATGCCGATTTCGAACGGCAGAAAGCCGAGCGACTGGCGCAACAGCAACAGGCATTCGACAAGCAGCAGCGCGAGCGCGCCCATCTGCAGAAATACATCGACCGCTTTCGCGCCCAGGCCACCAAGGCGCGCCAGGCGCAAAGCCGCATCAAGGCGCTGGAGCGGATGGAGGATATCGCCGCGGCGCATATTGATTCGCCTTTTGACTTTTCATTCCGTGATCCCGTCAGCAGCCCTAGCCAGCTCTTGTTCATCGAGCATGGTGCAGTGGGCTATGGCGGCAACCATCTGCTTGAAGAGGTGGAGCTGAGTATCGAGTCCGGTGCACGTATCGGCTTGCTGGGACGCAACGGCGCAGGCAAATCCACACTCATCAAGTTGCTGGCCGGTGAGTTGACCCTGGCGGCAGGGCAGCGTGTGGACGGCAAAGGCCTGGCGATTGGCTACTTTGCGCAGCACCAGCTTGAGCATCTGCGTCTGGACGAAAGTCCGCTGTGGCATATGCAGCAGCTTGACCCGAAAACGCGTGAACAGGAGCTGCTGGATTTTCTGGGCGGCTTTGATTTCCGGGGGGAGATGGCACGTAGCGCGATTGCCCCGTTTTCCGGTGGCGAAAAGGCACGCCTCGCCTTGGCGCTGATTGTCTGGCAGCGCCCAAATCTGCTGTTGCTGGATGAACCCACCAACCACCTGGATCTCGAAATGCGTCATGCCCTGACGCTGGCGTTGCAGAACTACAGCGGCGCGATGGTGGTGGTCTCCCACGATCGTCACCTGCTGCGTGCCACGACGGATCGCTTCCTGCTGGTCGAGAATGGCCGGGTTGTCCTGTTTGATGGGGATCTTGATGATTACAAGCGCTATCGTGATCAGCAGCCAGCGCAGGATGGCGGTGTGGCAGTACCGCGTGATGGCGGTGGAGACCGCAAGGCGCAGAAACGTCAGGAGGCGGAGGAGCGTCAGCGTCTCTCGGTACTGCGCAAGCCGCTGGAGAAAGAGCTGGCCAAGGTGGAAACACAAATGGCCAGGCTGACGGAGCGTCTGTCGCAACTGCAAGACCAGTTGGCCGATGAGGCCATCTATCTCGACGCCGCCAAGGAACAGCTCAAGCAGGCTCTGCGTGAACAGGGCGATGTCCAGGCCAGCTTGCAGGATGTAGAGGCTCGCTGGCTCGCGCTGCATGACGAGATCGAGGCGCTGGCCTTGCCTGCCGCATGA
- a CDS encoding disulfide bond formation protein B: MNWLLNRRVGFLVLALACAGMMAFALYLQYYKYLNPCPLCMFQRVFVIGVGAVALLAALHGPGQRRYQIYGLLAAVLALAGLAIAVRHTLLQYFPPASLPTCGAGLFQMLDTTPLGEVVVTVLKGSGECAVIDWTFLGFSLPGWSAVGFAGLLAGALALACVRRR; the protein is encoded by the coding sequence ATGAACTGGCTGCTTAATCGCCGGGTGGGCTTTCTTGTGCTTGCGCTTGCCTGCGCCGGCATGATGGCTTTCGCCCTGTACCTGCAATACTACAAATATCTCAATCCCTGCCCGTTGTGCATGTTCCAGCGGGTCTTCGTGATTGGTGTCGGTGCCGTTGCCTTGCTGGCTGCCCTGCATGGCCCCGGGCAGCGGCGTTACCAGATCTATGGCTTGTTGGCTGCCGTCTTGGCGCTGGCCGGGCTGGCGATTGCCGTACGGCATACGCTGCTCCAGTATTTCCCGCCGGCATCCTTGCCCACTTGCGGGGCGGGTCTGTTCCAGATGCTCGACACCACGCCATTGGGTGAGGTGGTCGTGACGGTGCTCAAGGGCAGTGGCGAATGTGCGGTGATCGACTGGACCTTCCTGGGCTTTTCCTTGCCGGGTTGGAGCGCCGTGGGCTTTGCCGGCTTGCTAGCGGGCGCACTGGCCCTGGCCTGTGTGCGTCGTCGTTAG
- a CDS encoding FlgO family outer membrane protein has product MRTPLLLAACLVLGSCAQYQAGVKNPLIRVSYDAADQLLALAKPAIPKDAPLIAATFVNIDHLTHSSTLGRMLAEQVAARFTQQGYAMVELKLRDSVFVQEGRGELLLSREVRDLSLAHNVQAVVVGSYAVTPEKIFLNIKIVRPQDNRVLSAHNIAVSVDETTQTLLLSEPS; this is encoded by the coding sequence ATGCGCACACCTCTGTTGCTGGCTGCCTGTCTGGTGCTTGGCAGCTGTGCCCAGTATCAGGCCGGGGTCAAGAACCCGCTGATCCGGGTGAGCTACGACGCCGCCGACCAGTTGCTGGCGCTGGCCAAACCGGCCATTCCCAAAGACGCACCGCTGATTGCGGCAACCTTTGTCAATATTGATCATCTGACCCATAGCTCCACCTTGGGCAGGATGCTGGCCGAGCAGGTGGCTGCGCGCTTCACCCAGCAGGGTTATGCGATGGTTGAGCTGAAACTGCGGGATAGCGTGTTCGTGCAGGAAGGTCGTGGCGAGCTGTTGCTGTCTCGCGAGGTGCGGGACCTGAGTCTGGCGCACAATGTGCAGGCCGTCGTGGTGGGCAGCTATGCCGTTACACCGGAAAAGATTTTCCTCAACATCAAGATTGTGCGCCCGCAGGACAACCGTGTACTGTCGGCACACAACATCGCAGTAAGTGTCGATGAAACTACGCAGACCTTGCTGCTGTCTGAACCGTCCTGA
- a CDS encoding patatin-like phospholipase family protein, with translation MNSDSKFSVGLVMSGGGARAGYQVGVMRAIAKMLPKDAPNPFKIISGTSAGGINAAALAAGSREFRKAVCRLEYVWKNFKVEEVYKTDVGSTFKRLGHWVGSLLFGGLGKFNPRSFLDNSPLEALLDKMIDFGDVQRAIDEGALSALCITASGYNSGQSVSFFQGLDTLQGWNRVQRVGCRAKIEVRHLMATSAIPLVFPAVRINREWFGDGSVRQVAPISPVLHLGADKVMVIGVSPPREESAERLYAPSYPSLAQVAGHLMNSIFIDGMEVDLERILRVNRTLSFIPEETRAKSEVSLRQVEMLIIAPSKPLEQIAARHTGHFPWTLRFILGGLGALKRGGSVLASYLLFHRDYTRDLIELGYNDAMRRREDILRFLGYDPAAFDPSANEPDDPESQEE, from the coding sequence ATGAATTCCGATTCCAAATTCAGCGTCGGGCTAGTCATGTCCGGTGGTGGTGCACGTGCGGGCTATCAGGTTGGCGTGATGCGTGCCATCGCCAAGATGTTGCCCAAAGACGCACCCAATCCCTTCAAGATCATTTCCGGTACCTCGGCCGGCGGGATCAATGCGGCTGCACTGGCAGCCGGATCGCGCGAGTTTCGCAAGGCCGTCTGCCGGCTTGAGTATGTGTGGAAGAACTTCAAGGTCGAGGAAGTCTACAAGACGGATGTCGGCAGTACCTTCAAGCGTCTGGGGCACTGGGTGGGTTCATTGCTGTTCGGGGGCTTGGGCAAATTCAACCCGCGTTCCTTTCTTGACAACAGCCCGCTGGAAGCCTTGCTGGACAAGATGATCGACTTTGGCGACGTGCAGCGTGCCATCGACGAGGGGGCGCTCTCCGCCCTGTGCATTACCGCATCCGGTTACAACTCGGGGCAGTCGGTATCATTCTTTCAGGGGCTGGATACCCTGCAAGGCTGGAACCGGGTTCAGCGCGTGGGATGCCGCGCCAAGATCGAGGTTCGCCATCTCATGGCAACCTCGGCCATTCCGCTCGTGTTTCCGGCGGTGCGCATCAACCGTGAATGGTTCGGTGATGGCTCGGTCCGTCAGGTCGCCCCGATCAGTCCTGTGCTTCATCTGGGGGCGGACAAGGTGATGGTGATCGGGGTTTCGCCACCGCGCGAGGAGTCTGCCGAGCGCCTGTATGCACCCAGTTACCCTAGCTTGGCGCAGGTGGCGGGTCACCTCATGAACAGTATCTTCATTGATGGCATGGAGGTGGATCTGGAGCGGATCCTGCGGGTGAACCGGACGCTCTCTTTCATTCCGGAAGAAACGCGCGCAAAGTCAGAGGTCAGCCTCAGGCAGGTGGAGATGCTGATCATTGCGCCATCCAAACCACTGGAGCAAATTGCTGCGCGCCATACCGGGCATTTCCCCTGGACCTTGCGCTTTATCCTCGGCGGTCTTGGCGCGCTAAAGCGTGGTGGCTCGGTGCTCGCGTCCTACTTGCTGTTTCACCGCGACTACACACGCGATCTGATCGAACTGGGTTACAACGATGCGATGCGGCGGCGCGAGGACATCCTGCGCTTTCTCGGCTATGATCCAGCCGCATTTGATCCGTCCGCCAACGAGCCGGACGACCCCGAAAGCCAAGAGGAATAA
- the guaB gene encoding IMP dehydrogenase, whose translation MRVIQKALTFDDVLLVPAHSAVLPRDVDLSTQLTRDLRINLPLVSAAMDTVTEARLAIAMAQEGGIGIVHKNIPARAQAQEVSKVKRYESGVVKDPVTIKPDMLVRDVVALTRQHRISGLPVVEANGQVVGIVTNRDLRFESRLDAPVSSIMTPKERLITVREGASIEEARELMHTNRLERVLVVDDGFRLKGLITVKDIIKTTEHPNAAKDNQGRLLVGAAVGVGGDTDERVQLLVEAGVDVIVVDTAHGHSQGVLDRVRWVKTNFPHVQVIGGNIATAAAALALVKAGADGVKVGIGPGSICTTRIVAGVGVPQISAVANVAEALAGTGIPLIADGGIRFSGDISKAIAAGAHAVMLGGLFAGTEEAPGEVELFQGRSYKSYRGMGSLGAMTQGSSDRYFQDNVNNADKFVPEGIEGRVPYKGPLAAVIHQLVGGVRSSMGYVGCPTIQAMRERAEFVEITSAGMRESHVHDVQITKEAPNYHVD comes from the coding sequence ATGCGTGTCATCCAGAAAGCGCTGACCTTCGACGACGTTCTGCTCGTTCCCGCCCACTCCGCAGTCCTGCCGCGCGATGTCGATCTCTCGACCCAGCTGACGCGCGATCTCCGCATCAATCTCCCGCTTGTTTCCGCCGCCATGGATACGGTCACCGAAGCCCGTCTGGCCATTGCCATGGCGCAGGAAGGCGGCATCGGTATCGTGCACAAGAACATTCCTGCACGTGCTCAGGCGCAGGAAGTCAGCAAGGTCAAACGCTACGAAAGCGGCGTGGTCAAGGACCCGGTCACCATCAAGCCCGACATGCTGGTCCGCGATGTAGTGGCCCTGACCCGCCAGCACCGCATTTCCGGCCTGCCAGTCGTGGAAGCCAACGGCCAGGTTGTCGGCATCGTTACCAACCGTGACCTGCGCTTCGAAAGCCGCCTCGATGCCCCGGTCTCCAGCATCATGACCCCGAAAGAGCGCCTGATCACGGTACGTGAGGGTGCCAGCATCGAGGAAGCCCGCGAGCTGATGCACACCAACCGCCTGGAGCGCGTGCTGGTCGTGGATGACGGTTTCCGCCTCAAGGGCCTGATCACCGTCAAGGACATCATCAAGACCACCGAACACCCGAACGCGGCCAAGGATAATCAGGGCCGTCTGCTGGTTGGTGCGGCGGTTGGCGTGGGTGGCGACACCGACGAGCGTGTGCAGCTGCTGGTGGAAGCCGGCGTGGACGTGATCGTGGTGGATACCGCCCATGGCCACAGTCAGGGCGTGCTCGACCGCGTGCGTTGGGTGAAGACGAATTTCCCGCATGTGCAGGTGATTGGCGGCAATATCGCCACCGCCGCTGCGGCACTCGCACTGGTCAAGGCTGGCGCCGATGGCGTCAAGGTCGGCATCGGCCCCGGCTCCATCTGTACCACGCGTATCGTGGCTGGCGTGGGTGTCCCGCAGATCAGCGCCGTGGCCAATGTGGCCGAAGCGCTGGCCGGCACCGGCATCCCGCTGATTGCCGACGGTGGCATCCGCTTCTCTGGCGATATCTCCAAGGCCATCGCCGCCGGCGCACACGCCGTGATGCTGGGTGGTCTGTTTGCCGGTACCGAGGAGGCACCGGGGGAAGTCGAACTGTTCCAGGGCCGCTCGTACAAGAGCTACCGTGGCATGGGTTCGCTGGGCGCAATGACCCAGGGTTCCAGCGATCGCTACTTCCAGGACAACGTCAACAACGCCGACAAGTTCGTGCCCGAGGGCATCGAAGGCCGCGTCCCATACAAGGGCCCGCTGGCTGCCGTGATTCACCAGCTCGTCGGTGGCGTGCGCTCTTCCATGGGATATGTAGGCTGCCCCACCATCCAGGCCATGCGCGAGCGTGCCGAGTTTGTCGAGATCACTTCGGCCGGCATGCGCGAATCGCATGTGCACGATGTGCAGATCACCAAGGAAGCGCCGAACTACCACGTGGACTGA